A window of Marinobacter salarius contains these coding sequences:
- a CDS encoding tripartite tricarboxylate transporter permease, which produces METLGFLMEGFAVALTPYNLMFALFGAFVGTLIGCLPGLGPANGVAILIPLAFTLGLPPETAMILLTSVYAGAMYGGRISSILLNIPGDEPAMMTCLDGYPMAQKGRAADALAISAIASFAGGLIGTIGLIMLAPVLARFALSFGPAEYFALFLLAFATLGGITGKNPMKTVIAATLGIMISTVGIDISTGTQRYTFGVLELYEGIDFILAIVGLFAISELLFFVESRMGGGRKKMNVGKLTLTFKELVSTVPTQLRGGVLGFISGVLPGAGASLGSFISYTLEKSVIGKKGTFGEGDIRGVVAPEAGNNGASSGALVPMLTLGVPGSGTTAVLLAMLISLNITPGPLMFTQNADIVWGVIAALLIGNVLLLVLNIPLVGFFVRLLSVPPMYLLPIVTMVAFVGIYSISNSAFDLYFMVAFGVAGYFLRKLEIPVVPIILGLLLGPEMEKNLGHALVLSDGDWGILWASTLAKCFWLVAGLSLVLPYVVGPLLRRRMNAAMKESPASD; this is translated from the coding sequence ATGGAAACGCTCGGTTTTCTGATGGAGGGTTTTGCGGTTGCCCTGACACCGTACAACCTGATGTTTGCACTCTTCGGCGCCTTCGTGGGCACCCTGATTGGTTGTTTGCCCGGCCTGGGGCCGGCAAACGGTGTGGCGATCCTCATCCCGTTGGCGTTTACCCTTGGCTTGCCGCCGGAAACTGCCATGATCCTGCTGACATCGGTTTATGCCGGGGCGATGTATGGCGGTCGTATTTCCTCCATCCTGCTCAATATTCCCGGTGACGAGCCGGCGATGATGACCTGCCTGGATGGCTATCCCATGGCCCAAAAGGGGCGGGCGGCGGATGCGCTGGCGATCTCTGCCATTGCGTCCTTTGCGGGTGGGCTGATCGGCACCATCGGGTTGATCATGCTTGCCCCGGTGCTGGCGAGGTTTGCCTTGAGTTTCGGCCCGGCGGAGTATTTCGCGCTGTTCCTGCTGGCCTTCGCCACCCTGGGTGGTATTACCGGCAAGAACCCGATGAAGACGGTGATTGCCGCGACCCTGGGGATCATGATCTCCACCGTGGGCATCGATATCTCCACCGGGACCCAGCGCTACACCTTCGGTGTGCTGGAGCTGTACGAGGGTATTGATTTCATCCTCGCGATTGTTGGTCTTTTCGCCATCTCGGAACTGCTCTTTTTTGTCGAATCGCGCATGGGCGGCGGTCGCAAGAAGATGAACGTGGGCAAGCTGACGCTTACCTTCAAGGAGTTGGTCTCCACGGTTCCCACTCAGCTTCGTGGCGGCGTGCTTGGATTCATTTCCGGCGTGCTGCCGGGCGCCGGTGCGTCCCTGGGCAGTTTTATCAGCTACACCCTTGAAAAGAGCGTGATAGGCAAGAAGGGCACGTTCGGCGAGGGCGATATCCGGGGTGTGGTGGCGCCTGAGGCGGGCAACAACGGTGCCTCATCGGGCGCGCTCGTACCCATGTTGACCCTGGGGGTGCCTGGTAGCGGTACCACCGCGGTGCTGTTGGCGATGCTGATTTCATTGAACATCACGCCGGGCCCGCTGATGTTTACTCAGAATGCCGATATTGTCTGGGGTGTCATTGCCGCCCTGCTGATTGGCAATGTGCTGCTGCTGGTGCTCAACATCCCCTTGGTCGGCTTCTTCGTGCGACTGCTGTCGGTGCCGCCCATGTACCTGCTGCCCATTGTGACCATGGTTGCCTTCGTGGGCATCTATTCCATCAGCAACAGCGCCTTCGACCTGTACTTCATGGTGGCGTTCGGCGTGGCGGGCTATTTCCTGCGCAAACTGGAAATTCCGGTGGTGCCGATTATCCTCGGGTTGCTGCTGGGGCCGGAGATGGAGAAGAATCTGGGGCACGCGTTGGTGTTATCGGATGGTGATTGGGGAATCCTTTGGGCGAGTACTCTGGCGAAGTGCTTCTGGCTGGTTGCCGGCCTGAGCCTGGTATTGCCTTACGTGGTTGGTCCGCTTCTGCGTCGCCGCATGAATGCGGCCATGAAGGAAAGCCCGGCCAGCGACTGA